The following are encoded together in the bacterium genome:
- a CDS encoding carboxypeptidase-like regulatory domain-containing protein, whose amino-acid sequence MLGLWVVLLSYMEILAGTTGKITGRITDEATHEGLPGTNVIVVGTAIGATSDAEGYYTIINVPPGQCDLAASMVGYARTTVQGVKVNIDRTTVQNIVLSQ is encoded by the coding sequence GTCCTACATGGAGATCCTGGCCGGCACGACCGGCAAGATAACCGGACGGATTACCGACGAAGCAACTCACGAAGGCTTGCCTGGGACTAATGTGATCGTCGTGGGCACGGCCATCGGCGCCACTTCTGATGCGGAAGGCTATTATACAATTATCAATGTGCCGCCCGGTCAGTGCGACCTCGCCGCCTCCATGGTGGGCTATGCGCGCACGACCGTGCAAGGCGTCAAAGTGAACATCGATCGTACCACCGTGCAAAATATCGTCCTGTCTCAGC